The Astyanax mexicanus isolate ESR-SI-001 chromosome 24, AstMex3_surface, whole genome shotgun sequence genome has a segment encoding these proteins:
- the top1a gene encoding DNA topoisomerase I, like, which produces MALTALLAKTEPENVFLSSPKHKSMKRGHEDDEAEFKPKKIKTEFDKTEKKLKKRKQDPEDIKPKRIKDKKGQRETNGKKKVKKEPEEKWKWCKKFGVPVEKIYNKTQREKFAWAIDMAEEDFEF; this is translated from the exons ATGGCTTTGACAG CCCTCCTTGCAAAAACTGAGCCAGAGAACGTCTTCCTCTCCTCTCCCAAACACAAGTCCATGAAGAGAGGACATGAGGACGATGA agctgagtttaagcccaaaaaaataaaaactgagtttgataaaactgagaaaaagttgaaaaaaagaaaacaggatcCAGAG GACATTAAACCTAAAAGGATTAAGGATAAGAAAGGACAGAGAGAAACAAACGGCAAGAAGAAAGTAAAGAAGGAGCCTGAAGAAAAATGGAAGTG GTGCAAGAAGTTTGGAGTCCCTGTGGAGAAGATATACAACAAAACTCAACGTGAGAAATTTGCGTGGGCGATTGACATGGCGGAAGAAGACTTTGAATTTTAG
- the adnpa gene encoding activity-dependent neuroprotector homeobox a: MFQLPVNNLTRLRKARKKVKRLLSDIGLDYCKEHIEDYNEIDSDEFYSKHYYLDLCLWDPSWTKSQDYRTKQFCCSDCPFASKYFSAYKNHFRNVHRDDFENRILLNCSYCMYSGNKRTLETHVRLFHMPQNIVRQGIAGPQASAVGVRDGVRVDKPMLTDRKELPVYYCKKCTFRDRLYNVVRRHIYREHFQHVATPYVAKNSEKQDNSEAATANSHGIHCKSCLFVPRSYEALVQHVIEFHERIGHQVTAMIGHTNVIVARPQASVIQRGATITPGLPPHMASSVNRFNMPKAMGMSVGNHYKQGVAGNSVTAQTVHITLPDKALMSGAASQTHTGKHMGGFGGNSSFSPTVKSLPLSSVHAATATLTSMQAKKASANALNTSQTQKWKICTICNELFPESAYSAHFEKEHQAEKVRAMAKYIMKIHNFTSKCLYCNRYLPSDSLLNHMLVHGLTCPQCHATFYEVETIVVHKRQAHPNEPGETPAGSPLTFDLTLQQGSPKNVQLIITTYNMKEASEASSAAGQPPNSAVARSSIPMKGPEKHNESLMRNASQNAVSQKKEVGKTLCPLCFTILKGPISDALAHHLRDRHQVLQTLHPVEKKLTYKCIHCLGVYTSNMTASTITLHLVHCRGVGQSPKGHGSKSISTLRSSGPGSLKRELIASDAIDPKRRKMVDQSRYYPTVFVEKPEEPVVLALDPKAHAEESYEARKSFLTAYFNHRPYPLQREVEKLAASLWLWKSDVSSHFANRRRSCERDFVTRKPVVLLGFNMREVNQIKHDMSFDPEWLFTVSHEQKSGVSRTSKLRLKEPIGFCAEEGARALQIRGSRPALNTGQSSRSSNCAFNPSPGTSSEPISIDSDSESDPDEMAVEIMKPKPQQAASFRPSLTQTQTKGAGLREGFLYDRGDGRVSRTPGRGEGKMLDGSVSNSRPEDVIWTGSVSPNQSHYRPAGRFEEKGKEVGLLGR, encoded by the exons ATGTTTCAGCTCCCTGTGAATAACCTCACCCGGCTGAGGAAAGCCAGGAAAAAGGTGAAGAGGCTGTTGAGTGATATCGGGCTGGACTACTGCAAGGAGCACATAGAG gATTACAACGAGATTGACTCTGATGAGTTCTATTCGAAACATTATTACCTTGATCTCTGTTTGTGGGATCCATCCTGGACAAAGTCACAG GACTATAGAACAAAGCAGTTTTGCTGCTCAGATTGTCCCTTTGCCTCCAAGTACTTCTCTGCGTACAAGAACCACTTTCGTAACGTTCACAGAGATGACTTTGAGAACCGCATTCTGCTCAACTGCTCGTACTGCATGTACAGCGGCAACAAGAGGACCCTGGAGACGCACGTCCGGCTTTTTCACATGCCACAGAACATCGTGCGACAGGGCATCGCCGGCCCGCAGGCGTCTGCGGTGGGTGTTAGAGATGGCGTACGTGTAGACAAGCCTATGCTGACTGACAGGAAGGAGCTGCCGGTGTACTACTGCAAGAAGTGCACCTTTCGGGACCGACTGTACAATGTCGTGCGCAGGCACATTTACAGGGAGCACTTCCAGCATGTTGCCACGCCTTATGTAGCCAAAAACTCAGAGAAGCAGGACAACAGTGAAGCAGCAACTGCAAACAGCCATGGGATTCATTGTAAAAGTTGTCTCTTTGTTCCTCGGTCTTATGAGGCGCTGGTGCAGCACGTCATCGAGTTTCACGAACGCATTGGCCATCAAGTGACTGCTATGATCGGCCACACCAACGTTATAGTGGCGAGGCCACAGGCCAGCGTTATTCAGAGGGGTGCTACCATAACCCCCGGTTTACCTCCACACATGGCTTCATCAGTAAACCGTTTTAATATGCCCAAAGCGATGGGCATGTCTGTGGGTAACCATTACAAGCAGGGTGTGGCAGGAAATTCAGTAACTGCTCAAACAGTGCACATTACACTACCTGACAAAGCTCTGATGTCCGGCGCCGCCTCGCAGACACATACTGGAAAGCATATGGGTGGCTTTGGGGGCAATTCCTCTTTCTCACCCACAGTGAAGTCCCTACCTCTCTCTTCAGTGCATGCTGCTACTGCCACCCTGACCTCAATGCAGGCCAAGAAGGCTTCAGCTAACGCGCTGAACACTTCACAGACACAGAAGTGGAAGATTTGCACGATCTGCAATGAACTCTTCCCAGAGAGTGCGTACAGTGCTCATTTTGAAAAGGAACATCAGGCTGAAAAGGTGAGGGCTATGGCCAAGTACATCATGAAGATCCACAATTTCACAAGCAAGTGTCTGTACTGTAACCGCTACCTGCCAAGTGACTCCCTGCTGAACCACATGCTAGTGCACGGACTGACGTGTCCACAGTGTCACGCTACCTTCTATGAGGTTGAAACTATAGTGGTGCATAAGCGACAGGCTCACCCGAATGAGCCGGGTGAGACTCCTGCTGGCTCCCCACTGACTTTTGACCTCACACTTCAACAAGGCAGTCCTAAGAATGTGCAACTCATCATTACCACCTACAACATGAAGGAAGCTTCAGAGGCATCATCTGCAGCTGGGCAACCACCGAACAGTGCTGTCGCGAGGTCTTCTATTCCTATGAAGGGGCCGGAGAAACACAATGAGTCGCTGATGAGGAACGCGTCCCAGAACGCAGTATCCCAAAAGAAAGAAGTTGGGAAGACGCTTTGTCCACTGTGTTTCACCATCCTCAAAGGCCCCATATCTGACGCCCTGGCACACCACCTCAGAGACCGGCACCAGGTGCTTCAAACGCTGCACCCTGTGGAGAAAAAGCTCACCTACAAGTGCATCCACTGTCTAGGTGTGTACACAAGCAACATGACCGCTTCCACCATCACGCTTCACCTGGTGCACTGCCGGGGGGTTGGGCAAAGTCCCAAAGGTCACGGCAGCAAGTCCATCTCTACGTTGCGCTCAAGTGGGCCGGGCTCTCTCAAGCGAGAACTTATCGCCTCCGATGCTATTGATCCTAAAAGGAGGAAGATGGTGGACCAAAGCAGGTACTATCCTACAGTGTTTGTAGAGAAGCCAGAAGAACCAGTCGTTCTTGCCTTGGATCCCAAAGCTCACGCGGAAGAATCCTACGAGGCGCGGAAGTCTTTCCTCACTGCTTACTTCAACCACCGTCCTTATCCATTACAGCGTGAGGTGGAGAAGCTAGCTGCTAGTCTCTGGCTGTGGAAGTCTGATGTGTCCAGTCACTTCGCCAATCGCAGAAGATCGTGTGAACGGGACTTTGTTACTCGTAAACCGGTAGTGTTACTGGGGTTTAACATGCGAGAAGTGAACCAGATCAAACACGACATGAGTTTTGACCCTGAGTGGCTGTTTACAGTCAGTCATGAGCAGAAGAGTGGAGTCTCAAGGACCTCCAAACTGAGACTGAAGGAGCCTATTGGTTTCTGTGCTGAGGAGGGCGCCAGAGCGCTCCAAATCAGGGGCTCCAGACCGGCTCTTAACACTGGACAAAGCAGTCGGAGTAGTAACTGTGCCTTTAACCCGAGTCCTGGAACTTCTTCAGAACCGATATCCATCGATTCTGATAGCGAGTCAGACCCAGACGAGATGGCGGTGGAGATTATGAAACCCAAACCACAGCAAGCGGCTTCATTTCGGCCTTCCTTAACGCAGACCCAGACGAAGGGGGCTGGGCTGAGGGAGGGTTTCCTGTATGATAGAGGAGACGGAAGAGTGAGCAGAACTCCTGGCAGAGGAGAAGGAAAGATGCTGGATGGTTCTGTCTCTAATTCCAGGCCTGAAGATGTGATTTGGACGGGCAGTGTGTCCCCGAATCAGAGTCACTACAGACCGGCCGGCCGCTTTGAGGAGAAGGGGAAGGAGGTGGGGCTGCTGGGTAGATGA
- the fam83d gene encoding protein FAM83D, which produces MALSQTLEDSPLWRSGGPRPERGLPAGYSEQHRLALEVLVSGGAEAFRDFLRRERLPCFLSAAELRGILGSAAPPAFSSSSEDSGCEQSAAGDGSSLTYFPEVSDLEPPLLELGWPAFTAGSFRGVTRAVAHFQPAYGDSIYCCKEAARRMIRSAKEVIAIVTDSLTDLDIFRDLQEVSSRRVPVYIVLDQSSLPEFLEMCKTLNVRLDELQYMRVRTITGSVYYLRSGARITGKVHERFMLIDGNRVATGSYRFNWTDGKLNSSNLIELSGQITESFDEEFRILYAQSLPVSPAVSYSIRSSAVYDHLLPKTPKLQSSRALLLQSARLTSTPNKPHPPQNEQIREREVEERKSSAVSDTSTLGEDWMEKELQQNIITGELPCLESDTKKSPSLHSVGVMTSASAAPVRHISTQTSPVKNSVVQTETHSISTPHSHSSSPSSSSSTTSSSQSVDDPAPQTLEISSLTRRSNLRECFCRLAKERQTHYTTIRSKLDHMMLLLTHRCEQADVGLSIGAGLQRAHRDATQAAREAVYMGTWPRARGLQ; this is translated from the exons ATGGCGCTGTCTCAGACCCTGGAGGACTCCCCGCTGTGGAGGAGCGGCGGGCCGCGGCCGGAGCGCGGGCTGCCCGCGGGGTACAGTGAGCAGCACCGCCTGGCGCTGGAGGTTCTGGTGTCCGGCGGCGCGGAGGCTTTTCGGGACTTTCTCCGGAGGGAGCGGCTGCCCTGCTTCCTCTCCGCCGCGGAGCTGCGCGGGATCCTGGGCTCCGCGGCTCCGCCCGCCTTCAGCTCCTCCTCGGAGGACTCGGGCTGTGAGCAGAGCGCCGCGGGGGACGGGTCCTCCCTCACCTACTTCCCCGAGGTCTCAGACCTGGAGCCCCCGCTGCTGGAGCTCGGCTGGCCCGCCTTCACCGCCGGCTCGTTCCGCGGAGTGACCCGGGCTGTGGCTCACTTCCAGCCCGCTTACGGAGACTCCATCTACTGCTGTAAGGAGGCGGCGCGGAGGATGATCCGCAGCGCTAAAGAG GTGATCGCCATCGTAACGGACTCTTTGACGGACCTTGATATTTTCCGGGATCTGCAGGAGGTGTCCTCCCGCCGCGTCCCCGTTTACATTGTGCTGGATCAGTCTTCTCTCCCAGAATTCCTTGAGATGTGCAAAACACTTAATGTGCGCCTGGATGAGCTACAG TATATGAGAGTTCGTACCATCACCGGCTCAGTTTACTACCTGAGGTCAGGAGCTCGGATCACTGGGAAAGTTCATGAGCGCTTCATGCTGATTGATGGGAACAGAGTGGCTACAGGCTCCTACAG ATTCAACTGGACTGATGGGAAACTTAACAGCAGTAATCTGATCGAGCTTTCTGGTCAGATTACAGAGAGTTTTGATGAAGAATTCAGAATCCTATACGCTCAGTCCCTCCCGGTCAGCCCTGCTGTTTCCTATAGTATCAGGAGCAGCGCCGTCTACGACCATCTGCTGCCCAAAACCCCAAAACTCCAGAGCAGCAGAGCTCTGCTCTTACAGTCTGCACGTCTGACCAGCACCCCCAACAAGCCTCACCCTCCGCAGAATGaacagatcagagagagagaggtagaagaaAGAAAAAGCTCTGCGGTGTCCGACACTTCCACTCTGGGGGAGGACTGGATGgagaaggagctccagcagaacATCATCACTGGAGAACTTCCATGTTTGGAGAGCGATACCAAAAAGAGCCCTAGTCTTCATTCTGTTGGAGTCATGACTTCTGCTTCTGCTGCACCAGTCCGACACATTTCCACACAAACCAGCCCGGTAAAGAACAGCGTGGTCCAGACAGAAACACACTCCATCTCCACACCCCACTCACACTCCTCCAGCCCCagttcctcctcctccaccacgaGCTCGTCCCAGTCTGTGGATGATCCGGCTCCCCAGACGCTGGAGATCTCCTCTCTAACTCGCCGCAGTAACCTGAGAGAATGCTTCTGCAGACTGGCCAAAGAGCGGCAGACCCACTACACCACCATCCGCTCCAAACTGGACCACATGATGCTCCTGCTGACCCACAGGTGCGAACAGGCCGACGTCGGTCTGTCCATCGGGGCGGGTCTGCAGAGAGCTCACAGAGACGCCACCCAGGCAGCCAGGGAGGCGGTGTATATGGGGACGTGGCCCAGAGCACGGGGTCTACAGTAA